AGCCGTGGGCGGTCGCACCGGCCTCGCGGGCGAACTCGTCCGCGCCCTGGAGGCCGACGCAGTGCAGCTCCGCACCGAGGTCCTGCCAGCCGGGCAGGTGCGCACGGGCGATCTCGCCGGTGCCGACGATGCCGACCCGCAGCGGGGCGGCGAGGTCGTGCATGGCCGGAGGGTCCTGCTGGGGCATGGGGTGGGTCTCCGTCGCTGGAGGGGCGTGGGCCGGTGTCGATCCTAGCGAGGGTCGGTGCACGTCGGGCACGGTGCCTGGTGCGTCGCTACGGCGCCGTAGCACCGACGCACCAGGCGCCGTGGCCTCGGAATTCCGACGTGTCAGGCACCTTGACCGCACCGCACCGACACCACAGGGCCCGCACCTGCTGACCGATGTCAGTGAGGTGCGGGCCCTGTGGCGCGTGACGAGCTGACGGGATCAGGACTGCACGGCCGCCGGCTCCGGCGCCTCCTTCTCCTTGAACAGGGTCGCGAAGAAGAGCGTCACGAGCACCGCGAGCCCGGCGGGGATCAGCCAGATGGCGCGCCATTCATGGGTGCCGTCGGCGGCGATGAAGGCGTCGACGATCGGGCCGGAGATGAGCGAGCCGATCAGCAGGCCCACACCGTAGGTGGCCAGCGAGATGAGGCCCTGCGCGGCCGAGCGCACCTTCGCGGGGGCGAAGCGGTCGGTGTAGATCTGCCCGGCGACGAAGAAGCAGTCGTAGCAGATGCCGTGCAGGAGCAGGCCGATGACCACGATCCACAGCAGGGAGCCGGCGTCGCCGAAGGCGAACAGGGTGTACCGCAGGGCCCAGGCGATCATGCCGAGGAGCAGGGTCTTCTTGATGCCGAGGCGCTTGAGCATCAGCGGCATGATCAGCAGGAACAGTGCCTCGGAGACCTGGCCGAGGGACTGCAGCGCCGCGGCGCGCTGCACGCCGATCTCGTTGAGGTAGAGGTTGGTGAAGTTGTAGTAGAAGGCGAGCGGGATGCAGATGAGGATCGAGGCGATGAAGAAGACCAGGTAGGAGCGGGTCTTCAGCAGCGCGAGCGCATCGAGGCCCAGGATGTCGCGCACGGTGGTGGGGCCGTCGGTCTGCTCCGGCGGGGTGTGCGGGAGGGTGAACGCGTACACGCCGAGCAGCGCGGAGCCGATCGCGGCCATGACGAAGGTGTTGGCGAGCAGTCCGCCGGTCTCCCAGCCGAGCCAGCCGATGAGGAGGCCCGCGACGATCCAGCCGATGGTGCCGAACACGCGCACGGAGGGGAACTGCCGCTCGGGGCTCTGCATGCGGCGGAAGGAGATCGAGTTCGCCAGCGCCAGCGTCGGCATGAACGAGATCATCGCCAGCAGCGAGAACACGAAGAACGCCCCGAAGTCGTCCTGCCGCCCGGCGAGGAAGAGCATCACGGCGCTGAACAGGTGCAGCACGCCGAGGATGCGCTGGGCGGCGAAGAAGCGGTCGGCGATGAGGCCCACGATGAAGGGCGCGAGGATCGCCCCGAGGGACTGGGTGAGGAAGGCCAGCGCGATCTGGCTGCCGGAGGCGCCGAGGTCGGAGGCGAGATAGGTGCCGAGGGTGACGAACCAGGCTCCCCAGACGAAGAACTCCAGGAACATCATCGTCGACAGACGGAGGCGGATGACGGGGTCAAGGGTCATGTCCCGGGAAGCTGCCCCTCGGGCGGTTGACGGGACAGGGGTCCGGGGCAACCCTTTTCCATCGTTGCCGAATCCTCGCCTGGCACGTGCCAGGCATCATGCGCGAAGGCCTTGCCGAAGGTTCCCCGAAGCACCTCTCCCTAGAACGCGAGGATGCCTGGTGCGTCGGTATTCGCGCGAATACCGACGCCCCAGGCATCCTGGTCCAGCGATGCCGACGCCTCAGGCATCGTGCACCGCGATCGAGGGGATCAGGCCCCCATGGTCACCACGGTCTTGCCGCGGGAGGAGGCGTCGGCCGCGAAGGCCTCGACGCCCTGGGAGAGCGGGAAGGTGCCCGCGATGCGCGGGGCCTCGGCGGAACTCTGCGGAGGTCTGCGGATCTGCGCGGTGCTCTGCGGCCCCGTGCCGCGGAGCTGCGCCGATCCAGCGCGCTCCCAGAAGTACTCTTCTCCTCATGACGGCCGACGACGAACCCCGCTGGCTCACCGCGGAGGAGCAGGAGACCTGGCGCGCCCTGGGCAGCCTGATCGTGCGCCTGCCGGCGGCGCTGGACGCGCAGCTGCGCCGGGACGCAGGGATCACCCACTTCGACTACCAGGTGATGTCGCACCTCTCCGAGCAGGAGGGACGCACCCTGCGGATGAGCGAGCTCGCCGAGCGCACGGACTCGAGCCTGCAGCGCCTCTCGCAGGTGGTCTCACGCCTGGAGAAGAAGGGCTGGATCTCGCGCAGGCTCGATCCGGCCGACGGCCGCTTCACCCTGGCGACCCTCACCGAGCAGGGCTGGGACAAGGTGGTCGCCACCGCGCCCGGCCACGCCAACGAGGTGCGCGACCTGGCGATCGATCCGCTCTCCACCGTCCAGAAGCGGCAGCTCCTGGCCATCAGCCGGCGCATCGTGGGAACGATCGAGGCAAAGGACTGAGGTCCAGGGCGCACCCGCCGGCCGAGCACTCACCGCGTCGGCCGGACCCGGCCCTCCAGGACCTCGGCCCTCACCCCGCGAGCGGCGTCAGCCCTTGAGCAGTCAGCCCTTCAGCAGCGGCGCGATCTCGCGCCCCCAGGCGGCGACCGCGTCGAGGTCGCGGAAGTCGCCGACGGGGGTGCGCATCGACTTCAGCATCACGCGCTCGTGCAGGGGGATGCGATCCATGAGCACCCAGCCGGGGAAGTTCGCGACCGCCACCGGGGTGAGCGAGAGGTCCTTCAGCAGGCCGTCGGTGGCCTTGCTGTGCTCGCGCTTGGCGGGGTTCGCGGCACCGCCGGAGCAGGAGAAGAAGGCGAAGGGCTTCGCGGCCAGGGTCGACTCGTACTTCTTCGCCCAGGAGGAGGCACTCTTCTCGACGGACTCGATGCGCACGCCGGAGCCGAGCACCACGGCGTCGTAGCCGGCGGGGTCCGGGGCCTCGGCGAGGTCCACGAGCGCGCAGTCCACCCCCTGCTCCGTCAGGGCGCCGACGAGCGTCTCGGCGAGGGTGCGGGTGGCTCCGGAATGAGTGGCGTAGGCGACGAGCGCAGTCATGCCGCTCATCGTGCCAGGCGCGTCGGCCGCCCCTTCGGGACCTCTGGCCGCCCGGCCGGCCATCCTGCGCGCCGAAGGGCCCGCAGAACCCCGAGAAATGGGCGAAGAGTGCACGAAAAGCATTTCCGAGCCCTTTTCCGCGGGCCGTGTCCGCACCTCCTCCACACCGCCTCCACAGCTCCTCCACTACCGGACGGGAGTGAGCGAAAGCCCAGTTCAGCCAATTATTACGGTTTGACAGTCATGACTTCCCGGTCACTGGATTCCGGGCGCGGGAAAGGCGCACCATACCTTATCGGCCGTGGTCGCCCGACCCGGTCGTCCTATGAAGGAGGCTGGGATGAGAAAGCGTATCCTCGCCGCGCTCGCGAGCGCGGCGTTCGTCCTCGGTCTGGGAATGACCGTCGCACCCGCAGCGGAGGCCGCACCGTACTGCGGCATCACCTGGGGGTCCCTCCAGAAGTCCAAGGCCGGGATGTCCACGGCCAAGATCACCGATTTCCGCGCCGGCAAGCATGACTGCTTCGACCGGCTCGTCGTCGACCTGAACTACAAGGTCAAGGGCTACTCCGTGCGCTACGTCGACGTGGTGCGCTCGCCCGGCTCCGGATTCGCTGTGCCGCTGTCGGGCGCCGCGGATCTCCAGATCACCGTTCTCGCTCCGGCCTATGACGACAACGGCCGGATCACCTACAACCCCCGCTCAAACCCGCGTCAGCTCGTGAACGTCAGCGGTTACACGACGTTCCGCCAGGTCGCGATGGCGGGCAGCTTCGAGGGCGAGACCACGCTGGGTCTGGGCGTCCGCGCCCGGCTCCCCATGAGGGTGCTCGTGCTGGACGGTCCCGGCAACGGGTCCCGCCTCGTCATCGACGTCGCCCACAAGTGGTGACCTCGCACCCCGCTCCACCGACGCACCGGTGATCCCGCCCTCGGGATCACCGGTCCGTCATGTCAGGGCTGCTCAGCGGATCAGCCGCCGCTCCCGCGCCACCCGCAGCGCCGCGGTGCGGCTGGTGACGCCGAGCTTCTCGTAGAGGTGGACGAGGTGGGTCTTCACCGTGGACTCGGAGATGAACAGCCGTCTGGCGACCTCGCGGTTCGTGGCGCCGGAGGCGAGGGCCTCGAGGATCTCCGCCTCGCGCGGGGACAGGGCGCCGGCGGGGTCGGTCATCCGCCGCACCAGGCGCTGCTGGACCTCCGGGGAGAGGACGCTGCGGCCGCTCGCCGCCTCGTGCACGGCGGCGGAGAGCGCCTCGGTCGGGGAATCCTTGAGGACGTAGCCGGTGGCGCCGGCCTCGAGGGCGCCGACGATGTCCGCCTCGGCGTCGAAGGTGGTCACGGCGAGGACCTGCACGCCGGGATGGGCGGCGCGCAGTCGACGGGTGGTCTCGATGCCGTCGATCCCGGCGCCGAGGTTCAGGTCCATGAGCACCAGGTCCGGTGCGCCCTCCGGGGCGGCGGCCAGCTCGTCGATCCGCGCGAGCGCCGCCTCGCCGGTGTCGACCTCGGCGACGACCTCGACGTTCCCGCCGGCCTCGAGCAGGGCGCGCAGCCCGGCACGGACCACGGGGTGGTCGTCCACCATCATCACGCGGATGCTCATCGCGTCTCCCTCTGCAGGTCAGCCTGTGGCCCCGGCGCCGCGAACGGCAGGGCGAGGCCGACGGTCGTGCCCTCCCCCGGGGTCGAGTCGATGCTCACGGTGCCGCCCGCGGCGGCGATGCGGGAGCGCAGCAGGCGCAGCCCGTCCCCGCCCTCCCCCGTCGGCCGGGCCGGGGCCGAGGGGTCGAAGCCGATCCCGTCGTCGACGACGTCGAGGGTGAGCCGGTCCTCGAACCAGCCGAGCGTGAGCACGCACCGCTCGGCGCGCGCGTGGCGAAGCACGTTTGCGAGCAGCGACTGGGCGGCGCGCTGGACGGTCCCGACCGTGGCCGCGGGCAGCTCGCGGGCCTGCCCGTCCACGCGCAGCTCGAGTCGGGTGGCGGGGGCGAGCGGGGCGGTGCGGTCGACGACGGCGCGCAGTGCCTGCTCGAGGTCGTCGGCCGACGTGCGCTCGGCGAGGTCGCGCACGAGCAGGCGCGCGTCGGCGAGATTCGCGCGGGCCGTCTCCTCGATGCGGGTGAAGTCGCCGGCGGCCTGGGGGTGGGCGGCGCCGGCGCTGCGGGAGAGCAGCACGATGGAGTTCAGGCCCTGGGCGAGGGTGTCGTGGATGTCCTGGGCGAGGCGCTGGCGCTCCTCGGCAACGCCCTTGCGCCGCTCGGAGTCGGCGAGGTCGGCCTGGGCCTCGCGCAGCTGGGCGAGCAGGCGAAGGGTCCGCGCGGACTCCTCCAGCAGGGAGCGCCACACGGTGTGGGCGACGAGGGTGAACACCGCTCCGACCACGGGGCCCACGATCTCGCCGACGCCGAGGGAGTCCTGGGCGCCGACGGCGAGCGGGGCGAGTACGGCCCAGGCGGTGACGGCGGCGAGCGCGAGCGGCCCGGCGGGGCGGCCGAGCGTGAACAGGACCAGGAAGAACAGCGGGAACGCGACCCACACGAACGCGGCGGAGACGAGCGTCGCGGCGACCCAGGCGGCGAGCAGGCCCAGCATCCAGGCCGGGGAGGGCAGCAGCAGGTCGGTCGCGGCGACGTCGGCGGGGCCTCGGCCGCGGCGGGCGAGGGCGGAGCCGGCGGCGTAGATCCCGGCGACCAGGAGTGCTGCGGCGATAGCGAGGGCGGGGTGGACGTGGTCGGCGGTGATCGCGCGCAGCGCCCCGAGCGCCGGCAGCGCCGCGAAGGCCAGGTGCATCGCGCCGCGCAGAACGGTCGCGAGGGTGCGCGGCGCGGCGGGCTCGGCGGCGCTGGGCAGGGCGGGGTCGGGGGCGGGCAGGGCGGTCACCCGGCCACTCTAGGTCCGCGCGCTCCGCGCGGCATCGTCCGAAAGGACCGGTCCGGAACGGTCCGTCCGTCGGCCGACGGGGCCCTCGCGGGCCGATGTGCCCGGGCGCCGGCGGCGATGGGATGGGGGCATGTTCGTCGCACTGAGAGACATCGTCCACGCCAAGGGGAGGTTCACGCTGATGATCGGCGTGATCGCCCTGCTCACCCTCCTGCTGGTGCTGCTCACGGGCCTCACCCGGGGCCTCGCCCACCAGAACATCTCCGCCATCGAGGAGCTCCCGGCCGATGCCGTGGTCCTCACCCCCACCCTCGGGGACTCCGTCTCCTGGGCCGACTCGCAGATCACGACCGACCAGGCCGCGACCTGGGAGGACACCCCCGGGCTCGGGACCGAGCCGCTGTCGGTCGGGCAGATGAGGATCGCGGCCGACGACGCCGTGACCTCACTGGCCCTGTTCGGCATCGCCCCGGACGGCGAGGTCGCCGCCGCTCTGCCCGCTGCGCCCGCCGACGGCGAGGTGCTGCTGCCGGCCGACATCGCGGACGCACTCGACGTCGCCACCGGCGACCCCGTCAGCGTCAACGGCCAGGACCTCACCGTCGCCGGCACCGTGGGGACGACCTGGTACTCCCACTCCGAGGTCGGGTACGTGGACGCGGCGACCTTCCGATCGCTCGCCCACCAGGGTGAGGACACGGCGGGCAGCGCGCTGCTGGTGCGCGACGGGGGCGAGGGTGCGGAGGCTCCTGCCGCCGTGAGCGCCGCGGACGCCACCGGCACCCGCGTGATGAGCGTGGGCGCCTCGCTGCAGGCGCTGCCGAGCTACTCCTCGGAGAACGGCTCCCTCACCCTCATCCAGGCCTTCCTCTACGGCATCTCCGCCCTGGTCACGATCGCGTTCCTGTCCGTGTGGACGATCCAGCGCACCCGCGACATTGCGGTGCTGCGCGCCCTCGGCGCGACCGGCGGCTACGTGCTGCGGGACACCGTGGGCCAGGCCGCGATCCTGCTCGTCGTCGGCGCGGCCGTGGGAGGTCTCGTCGGCGGCGCCGGCGGGGCGGCCCTCGCGACCGTCGCCCCCTTCGAGTCCTCCGCGCTCACCGTCGCCCTGCCGGTCGGCGGGGTGCTCGTCATCGGGCTGCTCGGCTCGATCCTCGCCACCCGGCGCGTCACCCGCGTCGATCCGCTGCTCGCCCTGGGAGGGAACTGATCCCCATGCACACCACCGAACCCACTGCCACCACTGACAGCACTGTCATCACCGCCCCCGCCCTCGAGATCTCCGGGGTGAGCGTGCGCTATCCCGACGGTCGCGAGGCCGACGGCACTCCCCGCACCGTCACCGCGCTCGACGACGCGCACCTGAGCGTCGGCCGCGGCGAGTTCGCGGTCATCCTCGGCCCCTCGGGCTCGGGGAAGTCCACCCTCCTCTCGGTCGCCGCCGGGCTCGTCGTCCCCGATGCTGGGCACGTGCTCGTGGGCGGCACGGACCTCGCCGGCCTCTCCGAGAAGCGCCGCACCGCAGTGCGCCGCGACCGGATCGGCGTGGTCTTCCAGCAGCCGAACCTGCTGCCCGCCCTCACCGTGCGCAAGCAGCTCACCATCACCGGGCACATCGCAGGGCTCCGCGGGCGCGCGCTGCAGGCGCTCGGCGAGCGGGCCGACGCGATGCTCGAGCGGGTGGGCATGGGCGAGTACGCCCGGCGCCGCCCCCATGAGCTCTCCGGCGGCCAGCGTCAGCGGGTGAACATCGCCCGCGCGCTGGTGACGGATCCGGCGGTGCTGCTGGTGGACGAGCCGACCAGCGCCCTGGACCACGAGCGCTCCCGCGCCGTGGTGGACCTGCTGGTGGGGATCACCCGCGAGCTGCAGGTGGGCACCGTGATGGTCACCCACGACGAGGAGTTCGCCGAGGACGCGGACCGCGTCATCTCCCTGCGCGACGGGCACGTGCATGCGCTGGAGACCGCGGAGGCGTGAGCCTGCTGACCGCCGGAACGGTCGGACGCCCTGTGCTCTCCTCCACCCCGGGTCAGCGGCACGCCGCGGCGAGATCTGCGGCCAGGGCGTCCAGCTCGGCGTCGTCGAGGTCGTGGACGGTGATCCTCAGGTGATCCTCCGCTGCGGCGCCGGGCTCGTCCGGGACCAGGCGGAACTCGTCCCCGGTGCGCACCAGCCAGCCGCTCCGCGCGAGGTCGGCCGCGACCTGCGCGGCGGGACGGGGCACCGGCACCCACAGGCTCATCCCGTCCCCGGGGGTCACCGGCACGCCCTGGGCGGTGAAGCGGCGGGCGGCCTCGGCGCTGCGCTCGGCATAGTGGTCGCCGGCGCGCTCGATGATCTCCCGCGTCCCCTCCGCGCGCAGCATGCCGTGGGCGAGGCGCTGCAGCAGGTGGCTCACCCAGGTGGTGCCGGGGCTGAGGCGCAGGGCCAGGCGCCGCGCGGTCTCCGGATCGGTGGCGGTGACGGCGAGGCACAGGTCCGGGCCGAGGAACTTCGAGACCGAGCGGATCAGCGCCCACCGCCGGTGCTCCGCGGGGACCACCGAGCGGAAGGGGCTGCGGGAGAGCATCGAGTAGTAGTCGTCCTGGATGACCAGCACGTACGGGTGCTCCGCGAGCACCTGTCGCAGCTCCTCCGCGCGCTGCTCGGTGAGCGAGGCGCCCGTCGGGTTCTGGGCGCGCGGGGTGAGCACCACGGCCCGGGCCCCGGCCTCGAGCGCGGCGCGCAGACCGTCCGGGGTCATGCCTTCGTCGTCGACCGGCACCGGGTGCGCGCGGTAG
This genomic interval from Brachybacterium aquaticum contains the following:
- a CDS encoding ABC transporter ATP-binding protein, which encodes MHTTEPTATTDSTVITAPALEISGVSVRYPDGREADGTPRTVTALDDAHLSVGRGEFAVILGPSGSGKSTLLSVAAGLVVPDAGHVLVGGTDLAGLSEKRRTAVRRDRIGVVFQQPNLLPALTVRKQLTITGHIAGLRGRALQALGERADAMLERVGMGEYARRRPHELSGGQRQRVNIARALVTDPAVLLVDEPTSALDHERSRAVVDLLVGITRELQVGTVMVTHDEEFAEDADRVISLRDGHVHALETAEA
- a CDS encoding nucleoside permease, translated to MTLDPVIRLRLSTMMFLEFFVWGAWFVTLGTYLASDLGASGSQIALAFLTQSLGAILAPFIVGLIADRFFAAQRILGVLHLFSAVMLFLAGRQDDFGAFFVFSLLAMISFMPTLALANSISFRRMQSPERQFPSVRVFGTIGWIVAGLLIGWLGWETGGLLANTFVMAAIGSALLGVYAFTLPHTPPEQTDGPTTVRDILGLDALALLKTRSYLVFFIASILICIPLAFYYNFTNLYLNEIGVQRAAALQSLGQVSEALFLLIMPLMLKRLGIKKTLLLGMIAWALRYTLFAFGDAGSLLWIVVIGLLLHGICYDCFFVAGQIYTDRFAPAKVRSAAQGLISLATYGVGLLIGSLISGPIVDAFIAADGTHEWRAIWLIPAGLAVLVTLFFATLFKEKEAPEPAAVQS
- a CDS encoding AMIN-like domain-containing (lipo)protein, which gives rise to MRKRILAALASAAFVLGLGMTVAPAAEAAPYCGITWGSLQKSKAGMSTAKITDFRAGKHDCFDRLVVDLNYKVKGYSVRYVDVVRSPGSGFAVPLSGAADLQITVLAPAYDDNGRITYNPRSNPRQLVNVSGYTTFRQVAMAGSFEGETTLGLGVRARLPMRVLVLDGPGNGSRLVIDVAHKW
- a CDS encoding flavodoxin domain-containing protein: MTALVAYATHSGATRTLAETLVGALTEQGVDCALVDLAEAPDPAGYDAVVLGSGVRIESVEKSASSWAKKYESTLAAKPFAFFSCSGGAANPAKREHSKATDGLLKDLSLTPVAVANFPGWVLMDRIPLHERVMLKSMRTPVGDFRDLDAVAAWGREIAPLLKG
- a CDS encoding sensor histidine kinase translates to MTALPAPDPALPSAAEPAAPRTLATVLRGAMHLAFAALPALGALRAITADHVHPALAIAAALLVAGIYAAGSALARRGRGPADVAATDLLLPSPAWMLGLLAAWVAATLVSAAFVWVAFPLFFLVLFTLGRPAGPLALAAVTAWAVLAPLAVGAQDSLGVGEIVGPVVGAVFTLVAHTVWRSLLEESARTLRLLAQLREAQADLADSERRKGVAEERQRLAQDIHDTLAQGLNSIVLLSRSAGAAHPQAAGDFTRIEETARANLADARLLVRDLAERTSADDLEQALRAVVDRTAPLAPATRLELRVDGQARELPAATVGTVQRAAQSLLANVLRHARAERCVLTLGWFEDRLTLDVVDDGIGFDPSAPARPTGEGGDGLRLLRSRIAAAGGTVSIDSTPGEGTTVGLALPFAAPGPQADLQRETR
- a CDS encoding ABC transporter permease, whose translation is MFVALRDIVHAKGRFTLMIGVIALLTLLLVLLTGLTRGLAHQNISAIEELPADAVVLTPTLGDSVSWADSQITTDQAATWEDTPGLGTEPLSVGQMRIAADDAVTSLALFGIAPDGEVAAALPAAPADGEVLLPADIADALDVATGDPVSVNGQDLTVAGTVGTTWYSHSEVGYVDAATFRSLAHQGEDTAGSALLVRDGGEGAEAPAAVSAADATGTRVMSVGASLQALPSYSSENGSLTLIQAFLYGISALVTIAFLSVWTIQRTRDIAVLRALGATGGYVLRDTVGQAAILLVVGAAVGGLVGGAGGAALATVAPFESSALTVALPVGGVLVIGLLGSILATRRVTRVDPLLALGGN
- a CDS encoding response regulator produces the protein MSIRVMMVDDHPVVRAGLRALLEAGGNVEVVAEVDTGEAALARIDELAAAPEGAPDLVLMDLNLGAGIDGIETTRRLRAAHPGVQVLAVTTFDAEADIVGALEAGATGYVLKDSPTEALSAAVHEAASGRSVLSPEVQQRLVRRMTDPAGALSPREAEILEALASGATNREVARRLFISESTVKTHLVHLYEKLGVTSRTAALRVARERRLIR
- a CDS encoding MarR family winged helix-turn-helix transcriptional regulator, giving the protein MTADDEPRWLTAEEQETWRALGSLIVRLPAALDAQLRRDAGITHFDYQVMSHLSEQEGRTLRMSELAERTDSSLQRLSQVVSRLEKKGWISRRLDPADGRFTLATLTEQGWDKVVATAPGHANEVRDLAIDPLSTVQKRQLLAISRRIVGTIEAKD
- a CDS encoding aminotransferase class I/II-fold pyridoxal phosphate-dependent enzyme, whose translation is MEAPASAQISGTTAAEIAGSVRSLVERGELGAADLLPPVRALAERLGVNRNTAVAAYRRLARDGVVVGQGRAGTRVAGTPDVPQEGFAAASTLAGLSADVPAGTLRDLGTGNPAPALIPDPAPVLPGVVGRPVLYGEPVIDPGFEAWARGWMAPDVPGGTRAADGPGSADAGGDGGAEIALTLTSGAVDAIERLLTQALTRDDAVALEDPCFLASIQTVRHAGYRAHPVPVDDEGMTPDGLRAALEAGARAVVLTPRAQNPTGASLTEQRAEELRQVLAEHPYVLVIQDDYYSMLSRSPFRSVVPAEHRRWALIRSVSKFLGPDLCLAVTATDPETARRLALRLSPGTTWVSHLLQRLAHGMLRAEGTREIIERAGDHYAERSAEAARRFTAQGVPVTPGDGMSLWVPVPRPAAQVAADLARSGWLVRTGDEFRLVPDEPGAAAEDHLRITVHDLDDAELDALAADLAAACR